In Mobula hypostoma chromosome 10, sMobHyp1.1, whole genome shotgun sequence, a single genomic region encodes these proteins:
- the LOC134352786 gene encoding zinc finger protein 850-like isoform X7, giving the protein MNPYQCPSCGKRFKQSSNLITHQRVHTGEKPFTCPDCGKLFAYRSNFVVHLRIHTGEKPFTCSECGKGFTQSSELMKHQRVHTGEKPFSCTECGKEFSRSSDLQNHRRVHTGEKPFTCSECGKGFTQLSNLVNHKRVHTGEKPYICSECGKGFTQLSNMFTHQRVHRGERPFICSECGKGFTQSSHLTTHQRMHTGERPFTCSECGKAFTDSRYLLRHQQLHSGVKPFTCSDCGKGFTHSCDLLNHQRIHTEERPFTCSKCGKGFTRSSEVLKHQRIHTGEKPFTCSECGKGFAEQSYLLIHQRLHTGEKPFICSECGKGFTQLSNLRTHQRVHTGEKPFICLACGKGFTQPSSLLTHQRIHTGEKPFICSECGKGFAQLSNLRTHQRVHTGEKPFTCSKCGKGFTQSCHLVTHLQTHTGEKPFICSNCGKRFKQSSNLITHQRVHTGEKPFTCPDCGKLFAYRSNFVVHLRIHTGEKPFTCSECGKGFTQSSELMKHQRVHTGEKPFSCTECGKEFSRSSDLQNHRRVHTGEKPFTCSECGKGFTQLSNLVNHKRVHTGEKPYICSECGKGFTQLSNMFTHQRVHRGERPFICSECGKGFTQSSHLTTHQRMHTGERPFTCSECGKAFTDSRYLLRHQQLHSGVKPFTCSDCGKGFTHSCDLLNHQRIHTEERPFTCSKCGKGFTRSSEVLKHQRIHTGEKPFTCSECGKGFAEQSYLLIHQRLHTGEKPFICSECGKGFTQLSNLRTHQRVHTGEKPFICLACGKGFTQPSSLLTHQRIHTGEKPFICSECGKGFAQLSNLRTHQRVHTGEKPFTCSKCGKGFTQSCHLVTHLQTHTGEKPFICSKCGKGFSNSCYLSRHQQVHRAVKLFTCSECGKGFTRSSSLVKHQKVHTGVRV; this is encoded by the exons ATGAACCCCTATCAGTGCCCCAGCTGCGGGAAACGCTTCAAGCAATCGAGCAATCTGATCACACACCAGcgggttcacaccggggagaagccaTTTACCTGCCCTGACTGCGGAAAACTGTTCGCCTACCGCTCCAACTTCGTGGTCCACCTGCGGATCCACACCGGAGagaaaccgttcacctgctctgagtgCGGGAAGGGGTTCACCCAGTCATCCGAACTGATGAAGCACCAGcgggttcacaccggggagaagccgTTCTCTTGTACCGAGTGTGGGAAGGAGTTCAGCCGTTCATCTGATTTGCAGAACCACCGGCGAGTTCACACGGGAGAGAAGCCATTTACTtgctctgagtgtgggaaggggtttaCGCAGTTGTCAAATTTGGTCAACCACAAGCGAGTCCACACCGGGGAGAAACCGTACATctgctctgagtgtgggaagggattcactcagttatccaaCATGTttacacaccagcgagttcaccgGGGGGAGAGGCCTTtcatctgctctgaatgtgggaagggattcactcagtcatctcacctGACGACCCACCAGCGAAtgcacaccggggagaggcccttCACCTGCTCCGAGTGTGGTAAGGCATTCACGGATTCCCGTTACCTGTTGAGACACCAGCAGCTGCACAGCGGGgtgaagccattcacctgctccgacTGTGGGAAGGGCTTCACTCATTCATGTGACCTGCTGAATCACCAGCGGATCCACACTGAGGaaagaccgttcacctgctccaagtgtgggaagggattcacccgTTCGTCTGAAGTGTTAAAGCACCAGCGGATACACACCggggagaaaccgttcacctgctccgagtgtgggaagggatttgctGAACAATCTTACTTACTGATACACCAGcgacttcacactggggagaaaccgttcaTCTGCTCAGAGTGTGGGAAAGGGTTCACTCAGTTGTCCAACCTGCgaacacaccagcgagttcacaccggggagaaaccGTTCATTTGCTTAgcctgtgggaagggattcactcaaccATCTTCCCTGTTGACTCACCAGCGAATTCATactggggagaaaccgttcaTCTGCTCAGAGTGTGGGAAGGGTTTTGCTCAGTTGTCGAACCTGAGGACACACcagcgggttcacactggggagaagccattcacctgctctaagtgtgggaaggggttcaccCAGTCATGTCACCTGGTGACTCATCTGCAaactcacactggggagaagccattcatctgctccaA CTGCGGGAAACGCTTCAAGCAATCGAGCAATCTGATCACACACCAGcgggttcacaccggggagaagccaTTTACCTGCCCTGACTGCGGAAAACTGTTCGCCTACCGCTCCAACTTCGTGGTCCACCTGCGGATCCACACCGGAGagaaaccgttcacctgctctgagtgCGGGAAGGGGTTCACCCAGTCATCCGAACTGATGAAGCACCAGcgggttcacaccggggagaagccgTTCTCTTGTACCGAGTGTGGGAAGGAGTTCAGCCGTTCATCTGATTTGCAGAACCACCGGCGAGTTCACACGGGAGAGAAGCCATTTACTtgctctgagtgtgggaaggggtttaCGCAGTTGTCAAATTTGGTCAACCACAAGCGAGTCCACACCGGGGAGAAACCGTACATctgctctgagtgtgggaagggattcactcagttatccaaCATGTttacacaccagcgagttcaccgGGGGGAGAGGCCTTtcatctgctctgaatgtgggaagggattcactcagtcatctcacctGACGACCCACCAGCGAAtgcacaccggggagaggcccttCACCTGCTCCGAGTGTGGTAAGGCATTCACGGATTCCCGTTACCTGTTGAGACACCAGCAGCTGCACAGCGGGgtgaagccattcacctgctccgacTGTGGGAAGGGCTTCACTCATTCATGTGACCTGCTGAATCACCAGCGGATCCACACTGAGGaaagaccgttcacctgctccaagtgtgggaagggattcacccgTTCGTCTGAAGTGTTAAAGCACCAGCGGATACACACCggggagaaaccgttcacctgctccgagtgtgggaagggatttgctGAACAATCTTACTTACTGATACACCAGcgacttcacactggggagaaaccgttcaTCTGCTCAGAGTGTGGGAAAGGGTTCACTCAGTTGTCCAACCTGCgaacacaccagcgagttcacaccggggagaaaccGTTCATTTGCTTAgcctgtgggaagggattcactcaaccATCTTCCCTGTTGACTCACCAGCGAATTCATactggggagaaaccgttcaTCTGCTCAGAGTGTGGGAAGGGTTTTGCTCAGTTGTCGAACCTGAGGACACACcagcgggttcacactggggagaagccattcacctgctctaagtgtgggaaggggttcaccCAGTCATGTCACCTGGTGACTCATCTGCAaactcacactggggagaagccattcatctgctccaAGTGTGGGAAAGGGTTCAGCAATTCCTGTTACCTGTCcagacaccagcaagttcacaggGCTGTGAAGCTCTTCACTTgttctgagtgtgggaagggctTCACTCGGTCGTCCAGCCTGGTGAAACACCAGAAAGTTCACACTGGGGTCAGGGTTTAA